Proteins encoded together in one Hevea brasiliensis isolate MT/VB/25A 57/8 chromosome 16, ASM3005281v1, whole genome shotgun sequence window:
- the LOC110672445 gene encoding metal tolerance protein 1, whose amino-acid sequence MEAQNYESAHMIEVHGDLPTTEINLGGSKICGGAACGFSDARTSSKDAKERSASMRKLLMAVVLCIVFMSVEVVGGIKANSLAILTDAAHLLSDVAAFAISLFSLWASGWEATPRQSYGFFRIEILGALISIQMIWLLAGILVYEAIARLIYDTGEVQGFLMFVVSAFGLVVNIAMALLLGHEHGHHHGHGVDEHGHSHEDHVHGHSHGISIATNQHHHHHHLGSSQDNDQHYHTQESDQSEPLLRTYSGGEAKMKDGPKQNKQRNINVQGAYLHVLGDSIQSVGVMIGGAIIWYKPKWKIIDLICTLVFSVIVLGTTIRMLRNILEVLMESTPREIDATRLEKGLCEMDEVVAIHELHIWAITVGKVLLACHVKIKPEADADMVLDKVIDYIRREYNISHVTIQIERQ is encoded by the coding sequence ATGGAAGCGCAAAATTATGAATCTGCACATATGATTGAGGTCCATGGAGATCTACCGACTACGGAAATAAATTTGGGTGGGAGTAAGATTTGTGGAGGAGCAGCATGTGGATTTTCAGATGCTAGAACCAGTTCTAAAGATGCGAAAGAACGGTCAGCATCGATGCGGAAGCTTTTGATGGCAGTTGTACTTTGTATTGTCTTCATGAGCGTAGAAGTTGTTGGAGGAATCAAAGCCAATAGTCTTGCCATCTTGACAGATGCAGCTCATTTGTTATCAGATGTTGCAGCCTTTGCAATCTCCTTGTTTTCACTTTGGGCATCAGGATGGGAGGCAACCCCACGTCAGTCTTATGGTTTTTTTAGGATTGAAATACTTGGTGCACTGATTTCCATCCAGATGATATGGCTTCTTGCCGGGATCCTTGTGTATGAAGCCATTGCTAGACTGATCTATGATACTGGTGAAGTTCAGGGCTTTCTTATGTTTGTTGTTTCTGCATTTGGTTTGGTGGTTAATATTGCCATGGCACTCTTATTGGGTCATGAGCATGGTCACCACCATGGACATGGTGTGGATGAGCATGGCCACAGCCATGAGGATCATGTTCATGGACATAGCCATGGGATAAGCATAGCTACAAATcaacaccatcatcatcatcatttggGAAGCTCACAGGACAATGATCAGCATTATCATACACAAGAATCAGATCAATCTGAGCCTCTGCTTAGGACTTACTCAGGAGGTGAAGCTAAAATGAAAGATGGACCTAAACAGAATAAACAACGGAACATCAATGTGCAAGGAGCTTATCTTCATGTGTTGGGGGATTCCATACAGAGTGTTGGGGTGATGATTGGCGGGGCAATAATTTGGTATAAACCAAAATGGAAGATTATTGATCTGATATGTACACTTGTATTCTCAGTAATTGTATTAGGCACAACAATCAGGATGTTGCGGAATATTTTAGAGGTTCTGATGGAGAGTACACCAAGAGAGATTGATGCCACTAGGCTTGAGAAGGGTCTTTGTGAGATGGATGAGGTGGTTGCCATTCATGAGCTGCACATCTGGGCCATAACAGTTGGGAAAGTTTTATTGGCTTGTCATGTGAAGATCAAGCCTGAAGCAGATGCTGACATGGTACTAGACAAGGTCATAGACTACATTAGGAGAGAATACAATATTAGTCATGTGACCATTCAGATTGAGCGCCAATAG